The Tubulanus polymorphus chromosome 6, tnTubPoly1.2, whole genome shotgun sequence genome includes a region encoding these proteins:
- the LOC141906836 gene encoding histone acetyltransferase type B catalytic subunit-like, producing MSLLKDKLEQYKCDSNDALVFKLVREQADLENDDISFSPVMSHQVFGENESIFGYRDLQIEMFCTAGSLKTFLNIKYLDKISPKKFDGVHADDVMPLLTEKLPPGYHTNIDEFVKEFEKEKKFRPFGELIHSYTVNEDEIDTRKFEIYKTDVDERGFREFHSHLEPFILFYIDAASYIDTDDPRWNYYLVFEKYKRDGETMYATVGYMTTYRYYAYPEKFRPRISQVLILPPFQKQGHGCQLLQTFYNEMKTRDEILDITVEDPSEDFQRLRDFVDARNCRKLSSFQENRLHEGFTAEMAKQAQTELKINKKQARRVYEILRLQATDEHNEKKFKLYRLDVKKRINQPFQKSRNDMSKYNKVLQENELMAAMNNLTTEQRMNYLQKEFEESVANYQKVIQRLSRES from the exons ATGTCGTTATTAAAAGATAAATTGGAACAATACAAATGTGACTCAAACGATGCATTAGTTTTTAAATTGG TTCGCGAACAAGcagatttagaaaatgatgatatatcgTTTAGTCCAGTGATGAGTCATCAGGTATTCGGTGAAAA TGAAAGTATATTCGGATATCGAGATTTACAGATAGAAATGTTTTGTACGGCGGGAAGTTTGAAAACTTTtctaaatatcaaatatctcGATAAAATATCGCCGAAAAAATTCGACGGAGTTCAC GCTGATGATGTAATGCCGCTTTTGACAGAGAAGTTACCGCCGGGTTATCACACAAACATCGACGAGTTTGTGAAAGAATTCgagaaagagaaaaaattccGACCATTCGGAGAATTGATACATTCTTATACAGTTAATGAAG atgaaattgACACTCGTAAATTCGAGATTTATAAAACGGATGTGGATGAACGTGGATTCAGAGAGTTCCACAGTCATCTGGAACCCTTTATTCTGTTTTATATAGACGCAGCTTCATACATCGATACCGATGATCCTCGGTGGAATTATTATCTTGT GTTTGAGAAGTATAAACGCGATGGTGAAACGATGTACGCAACAGTCGGATACATGACGACGTATCGTTACTACGCGTATCCGGAGAAATTCCGACCTCGAATCAGCCAAGTGTTGATCTTACCGCCGTTTCAAAAACAAGGTCACGGCTGCCAACTGCTGCAGACGTTTTATAACGAgatgaaaactagagatgaaATACTGGATATTACTG ttgaAGATCCGTCGGAAGATTTTCAGCGTTTACGAGATTTCGTCGACGCACGAAATTGTCGTAAACTGTCGAGTTTCCAGGAGAATCGTTTACACGAAGGGTTCACAGCGGAGATGGCGAAACAAGCTCAAACTGAATTAAAAATCAACAAG aaACAAGCTCGAAGAGTTTATGAAATTTTGCGTCTGCAAGCGACCGACGAACACAATGAGAAGAAGTTTAAACTGTACAGATTAGACGTTAAAAAACGTATCAATCAACCATTTCAG aaatctCGTAATGATATGAGTAAATACAATAAGGTTTTACAAGAGAATGAACTGATGGCTGCGATGAATAATCTCACCACTGAACAACGTATGAATTATTTACAGAAAGAGTTCGAGGAATCAGTCGCTAACTATCAGAAAGTTATACAGCGATTATCGCGTGAATCTTGA
- the LOC141906899 gene encoding proprotein convertase subtilisin/kexin type 6-like: MNSVRVYFLAFVSLVAILSVVFATSQLDAAEHVRVKRSGGGAPSGGDESNDKTEDETIGIQLNDTEWISGKQWYLEKTKSHTFQTLNARVAWEQCVTGKGVNVAIVANSIIQNNPDLHNNYEAKISYGPFNKTGSSSLNINPADKATQCAGIIAAGANHFCGVGVAFDAKIVGEQMNDKPSDVKLAEALTEHSNKVDVILNILEHTAISPIGQKTMQAIETDIKQGRKSKGTILVTPVGDLGTSCSFNGFINRPESIAVSAIRRNGFKLTDGNHCSAVMATAYSKNQQDTDPIVTVTGNEGCTEDVAGSAPAASFAAGIIALALEANPDLSWRDVQHLIVQTSTSKNVRFNPNDFVKNQQGISVSPSYGFGLMDAGKMVKLAEVWKPVPTANVCVLKSRTQTISVNETSCPGDGEIHYLEHVLVHIKTTLTRCDEGSLHLHLVSPAGTKSALFSGGIKGATRATVDESILSVGFWAENPIGSWKLEFANGCEGLVHEWQLEIRGTIDSPSANQNLTSMNVKTRPCPYKSSLAIKHGGKIDFTPLYIFIVLLLVVTTIGLLIVTYRRCWGSKVKGLIHAEFRAVPTTDVEESAPTSL; this comes from the exons ATGAATAGCGTTCGTGTTTATTTCCTCGCATTTGTTTCACTTGTAGCAATTTTATC tgtTGTTTTTGCTACTAGTCAATTAGATGCAGCTGAg CATGTTCGAGTAAAACGCTCGGGTGGAGGAGCGCCGTCTGGTGGCGATGAATCGAACGATAAAACGGAAGATGAAACGATCGGGATTCAGTTAAACGATACGGAATGGATTTCTGGGAAACAGTGGTACCTG GAAAAAACCAAATCGCACACGTTTCAAACTTTAAACGCGCGCGTTGCCTGGGAACAATGCGTTACGGGAAAAGGCGTAAACGTGGCTATAGTAGCTAATTCGATTATTCAAAATAACCCTGACCTTCATAATAATTAC GAAGCCAAAATTTCTTATGGTCCGTTCAATAAAACAGGATCTTCATCACTCAATATAAATCCAGCTGATAAGGCTACGCAATGCGCTGGAATCATCGCAGCTGGAGCGAATCACTTCTGCGGAGTCGGAGTAGCTTTTGATGCTAAAATTGTCG GCGAACAGATGAACGATAAACCGAGTGATGTAAAACTAGCTGAAGCATTAACCGAGCACAGTAATAAAGTAGATGTTATATTGAATATACTCGAACACACGGCTATTTCACCGATTGGGCAGAAAACAATGCAGGCAATTGAAACTGATATCAAACAG GGTCGAAAGAGTAAGGGTACGATACTAGTGACCCCTGTTGGCGATCTCGGTACTAGTTGCTCGTTTAACGGATTTATAAATCGTCCCGAATCGATCGCCGTTTCCGCTATCAGACGTAACGGCTTTAAACTAACGGACGGCAATCACTGCTCCGCCGTCATGGCAACGGCTTATAGTAAAAATCAACAAGATACGGATCCAATT GTTACAGTAACAGGAAATGAAGGATGCACCGAAGACGTAGCTGGTTCGGCACCTGCTGCATCATTCGCAGCTGGAATTATTGCACTCGCTTTGGAAGCCAA TCCTGATCTATCGTGGAGAGACGTACAGCATTTGATCGTACAAACTTCAACTTCGAAAAATGTTCGTTTTAACCCGAATGATTTCGTCAAAAATCAACAAGGAATTTCGG TGAGTCCGAGCTATGGATTTGGTTTAATGGACGCGGGTAAAATGGTTAAACTAGCTGAAGTTTGGAAACCTGTTCCGACTGCGAATGTCTGCGTGCTGAAATCAAGGACACA aaCGATCTCCGTAAACGAGACGTCGTGTCCGGGAGACGGAGAGATTCATTATCTCGAACACGTTCTCGTTCATATTAAAACAACTCTTACGCGATGCGACGAAGGTAGTTTACATCTCCACCTGGTGTCACCCGCAGGAACTAAATCTGCTCTGTTCAGCGGTGGAATTAAAGGTGCGACGAGAGCGACTGTCGACGAATCCATTTTATCGGTCGGATTCTGGGCTGAAAATCCGATCGGATCGTGGAAACTGGAATTTGCTAATGGTTGCGAAG GACTTGTCCATGAGTGGCAGTTAGAAATTCGTGGTACGATTGATTCCCCgtcagccaatcagaatctAACGTCTATGAACGTTAAAACACGCCCGTGTCCGTATAAATCCTCACTCGCCATCAAACACGGAGGCAAAATCGATTTCACGCCGCTTTATATATTCATCGTATTGTTGCTGGTCGTCACGACGATTGGATTATTGATCGTGACGTATCGTAGGTGCTGGGGTTCGAAAGTGAAAGGTTTGATTCACGCTGAATTTAGAGCCGTTCCGACGACAGACGTCGAGGAATCGGCGCCCACATCGCTATAG